gggagcagcgatggccaccaacttggatgggtttaaaaaggattaggcaaatccatgcaggaggagaggaccgctgatggcttctggccaggttggctctgctctgcatccagttaggggcagcaatgcttaatctgagcacctgttgccaagaaacattcgtctcttttatcttcttcttctttatatatctgtctgtctgtttgttattaggtatttatattccacctttttctccaagaagctccctggtcctagtcctcatttaatccccacaacagtcctgtgaggtaggcagggaggcagggctgagaaaggcagggacccaaggagaccccggactccaactctccttcccggaaataagggaaatttaagggatatcaacaataaggggtagcagcgggaaacagcttggaataagggagtttcccgcaaaaaagggagacttgacagctatgctcgcAGCAGGGCGAACTAAGcgaccctcatggtctcttccaactctgcaattttttTGGTTCTGTGATTAAGGGTTTGGGTTTCTTTTAAGAGgggtggctcagttggtagagtaagAGTCTCTTCATCTcggggctgtgggtttgagcctcactttgggtgcaagattcctgcattgctaggggGTCAAATTACAAGATAGCCCGGGGTCCCACACGTCTCTAGAAATCTGAGATTCCGTATCGTGAATGTGTGGAGTTGTTAGCTGCCACACGGTGCGGCGGGAACATTAATGCGTAAGGGGGTTAGGCATGCAGAGAAAAGGGACAAGAAAGGGTTAAGTCAGGTGTGCCCGTTAATTTGGGGTGTGTTTGTCCTGCATCTGCAACTGCTTAAGCATGTGCAAGTGACTCAGCacaatctaaagcaggggtcagcaaacattttcagcagggggccagtccgctGTCCCtaggaccttgtggggggcccggactatatttggggggggggaataatgaactaattcctatgccccacaaataacccagagatgcattttaaataaaagcacacattctactcatgtaaaaacacactgattcctggaccatccacaggccgaattgagaaggcgattgagccagatccagcccccgggccttagtttgcctacccatgccttacatagccccttttttaaaaaaaaatatgtaatggggtccagtatattctaaatattattttatgttgTATGAGAGTTTGGGCCTCTTTCCTACGGCGTCCTCTTTTCTTCGTAGCCACTGGTTTCAGGTCATTGCGAAGCCGGTTTCTGTGTCCCGTTTTGGGTCTCGTTTTAGCCCTGTCCCTTTCAGATTTCAACATAGTGTTTCCCAACCAGATGATGCAACCAAAAGCACACAGCCGGTGGGAGGCATTTCTGACAAGGCTCTTTGTTCCCTCCCTTGCCCTTCAACTTCCCCGGGGTGGAGAACTTTTTGGGGACCGGAGACCTCCTTGCGCCAATCCCTTGCTTCCACGATAAGGCAAAAGTAGAACAGATCCACTGTGGAAGGGATAGTTCGCTGGGCGAAAGCAACCGAGCTGCAGGTAAGCGTCGTCCCtcaacctttcctttcctttccctgtccTTCATCCTGCAGCAATGTCCCCAGGTTCATCTCAGCTTCTGAGAATCTGAATTGTGGagacaaaataaagaaattccttccagtagcaccttagagaccaactaagtttgttcttggtatgagctttcgtgtgcatgcacacttcttcagatacatgcacacgaaagctcatactaataacaaacttagttggtttctaaggtgctactggaaggaatttttaaattttgtttcaactacggcagactaacacggctaccaaTTGCAACCTGAATTGTGGAGGCTTCAGAACGGGGAGATCTGTGTCAAAGCGAAGCCTCGAATGTGGGAAGAGGGAGGAACGACAACTATGTGCAATCGATTTGAAGGGTCTGGACATATTCTGCCTTTCTGTGGCTTCAAAATGCAGTACTTCTTGTTTCCCCAAGTTTCTGGTTTTTAAGGTTCTCCGGGGTGCGGGTGTACAAGTGTCTTTCCCAACCTggagcccaccagatgtttttgactgcaGCGGGGCATGTTGTATTCGTAGTAGGGCTGACCCCTCTGGAccacagtttcccaaacttggctcccTAGCtattttttagactacaattcccatcatccctagctagcaggtcagggatgatgggcattgttgttgttgttgagtcgtttagtcgtgtccgactctttgtgaccccatggacaagagcacgccaggcactcctgtcttccactgcctctcgcagtttggtcagactcatgttagtagcttcgagaacactgtccaaccatctcgtcctctgtcgtccccttctccttgcgccctccatctttcccaacatcagggtcttttccagggagtcttctcttctcatgaggtggccaaagtactggagcctcaacttcaggatctgtccttccagtgagcactcagggccgatttctttaagaatggataggtttgatcttcttgcagtccatgggactctcaagagtctcctccagcaccagaattcaaaagcatccattcttcggcgatcagccttcttgatggtccagctctcacttccatacattactactggggaaaccatagctttaactatacggacctttgtcggcaaggtgatgtctctggtttttaagatgctgggcattgtagtccaacctAATTGgactggagacctaagtttgggaaccactgctcagACTGTCCGTATGAGGTTCCTTCAGCCAGCCCCACTCAATGGGGGCACATCATGCCTCTCAGATCGAGCGCAATAGCAGACATCCTTTTAATACTGAGTCCTAATCCTGAATACTGACatcttctaccaagtcagaccattgggactctctatctcagtattgtctaccctgactgactctccaggatttcaggcatcgttttcccccagccctgcctgggattgaacctgcgaccttcttcctgaattgctgggggttgggctagatgaccgctgggggacCCCTCACAACTCTGTGGTTCTAAGGAGCCTAGGATTTGAGCCAATCGATAAAAAATGGCAGGCAAGGTTTGCAAAGGTATTTGGTGCTCCATACAAGCTCCTGCCATCCCCGCCCACTCGCCTATTATCCACAAAGACAGAataaattaacagaaaactaGATATATAGCTTAAAAAGCCAattcaattctgggctgcatcaataggagtatagcatctagatcaagggaagtaatagtaccactgtattccactctggtcagaccccacctggaatactgtgtccggttctgggcaccacagttcaagaaggatacggacaagctggaatgtgtccagaggagggcaaccaaaatggtccaaggcctggaaacgatgccttaggtcacaggcataggcaaccttcggctctccagatgttttggcctacaactcccatgatccctagctaacaggaccagtggtcagggatgatgggaattgtagtccaaaacatctggagagccgaaggttgcctatgcctgccttatgaggaacggcttagggagctgggtatgtttagcctggagaagagaaggttaaggggtgataggatagccatgttcaaatatataaaaggatgtcatatagaggagggagaaaggttgttttgtgctgctccagagaagcggacacggagcaatagtttcaaactacaagaaagaagattccacctaaacattaggaagaacttcctgacagtgagagcttttcggcagtggaatttgctgccaaggagtgtggtggagtctccttctttggaggtctttaagcggaggcttgacagccgtctgtcaggaatgctttgatggtgtttcctgcttggcagggggttggactggatggcccttggggtctcttccaactctaggattctatgattctatgatatatgaTGCAAAAGCACTCAGCTGGCACAAGTCCTCCGAGCTAGAGATTTTGCAATCGCCTGGCCACAGAACAATGCAGAAttgcacaaggggggggggagcagcagcggaggaggaagagcctttttttaaagaaagaacaagAGGGAAGAAGTTCAtttgcctgccagccagccattcCCTTCTCTAGAGAACTCCATTCCACCCTCACACACATTCTGTCCCTGCACCCGACGTTCAGTCACTACTACGATCGCCGTGACCTGTGGCCAATGCAAATATCATGGGAtatatcctgggaactgtagcttaccccctctaagaactacaattcccagcacccttaacaaatgacactcCCACAGTCCTTTGTGGGGGGgaggagtcatgtgctttaaatgtatgatgtggatgttGGTGTCTGTCTTGCTAAGTTGCtcatcctagaattgcagagaaGGGAGGGACCGCCAgggtccaacccccagcaatgcaggaatttgcccaacacggggctcgaacccacgaccctgagatttaagagtctcatccCAGCTTCACCCACTTTACCAagagctaaaaggtaaagggacccctgaccgttaggtccagtcgtctccgactctggggttgcggcgctcatctcgctttactggccgagggagccggcgtacagcttccgggtcatgtggccagcatgacaaagcagcttctggagaaccagagcagcgcacggaaacgccgtttaccttcccgctggagcggtacctatttatctacttgcactttgacgtgcttttgaactgctaggtgggcaggagctgggaccgagcaacgggagctcaccccgtcactgcggggattcgaaccgccgaccttctgatcagcaagccataggctctgccCAAATGATAAGTTTCGCTTTCTCAAGCTGTGCAGGAGACTACGCAGGTATTTACAGGGgtgcaaatgaatgaatggtatCTTTATTGCTGAAAGCTAAAAGCCGTCACAACTGTTCACAATGCATATAATacaatgtgtatctgaagaagtgtgcatgcacacgaaagctcataccaggaacaaactcagttggtctctaaggtgctactagaaagaattttcgattttgttttcatataatacaaataattgatttaaaactgaacaacaacagcagcaaagcaaagatacaaaaatgcaaaaatcacaactgCACAAGTTAAGAGCTCCACATCTCACACTCCCCCTTATGATACAGTGATACtttggttggtgctgacctttaaagccctaaacggcctcggtcctgtatacctgaaggagcatctccacccccatcattcagcccggacactgagatcctgctccgagggccttctggcggttccctcactgcgagaagcaaaactacagggaaccaggcagagggccttctcggtggtggcgcccgccctgtggaacgccctcccatcagaagtcaagggaataaacaactacctgacattcagaaaaaacctgaaggcagccctgtctagggaagtttttaaactgtgatattttaaatgtattttaatgtttgatggaagccgcccagagtggctggggagacccagccagatgggcggggtacaaataataaattattattattattattattattattattattattattattattattattaatgccttGGGAATCAAACaagttggaacccaaacactgcaaacccggaagtgagtgtgcgaacttttttcaaaagccgaatgtgctccattttgagtgccacacttccgttttgagtgttacactgagatctctctgtttttgctatttattttgcatttttttagtttttgtgactgtgtggaacccagttcagctactgattgattgattgattgattgattgattgactaattgactgattgactgattgactgcagtacattgtttattgctttaattttatggatCAGCGGTctggttagatagtaaaatccatgttcagttgctgttttgggggttgtttttaaaactctggaacaaattaatcctttttgcattactttctatgggaaagcgcaccttagttttggaacactttggttttggaacggacatccagaacggattaagtttgggaaccaaggtaccactgtattgtcttgATGCGTAGCTCTCAACTTACTTGCAGCCAAGGCAAATTCTCAGGGATGCaaataaactctctctctctctctctctctctctctctccatccataCAGAGTCGCATGATGGCTTCCTCAGTCCTGATCTTCATTGTTTGCATGGTGTTATCGCTtcactgctgctgcctccaggCTCTCCAGTGCCCCCCTGTGGACACCCCAAGCAACATCACCGAgttctcctgctcctccccatCCCTTAGCCATTTCCCAGCTGGCTTCCCTGAGCAGACGACCCTGATCTCCGTCGAGTTCACGAACATCTCCACCATCGGTGAGGATGCGCTGCTGGGGTTGCCCAAGCTTCAGGAACTTCACCTTTCCAACAACAGGCTGAAGGACCTTCCCAGCGGCCTCTTCCGTGACCTCCCGCAGCTCCACACCTTGGACCTCACAAGCAATCTCCTGGAAGATCTGCCTCCATCAATATTTGAGAATTCCACCTCGTTGACTCATCTGTTTCTCAAGATGAACCAGTTGGCCAACTTGCGGCCACAGTGGTTCAAGCCCTTAAGGCGGCTTGAGACCCTGGATCTCTCCAACAACCAGCTGAAGGACGTCCCCCCCTCCTGCTTCAGCACGCTGGAGAATTTGACGGCTCTGGACCTCTCCTTCAACTTCCTCCGCCAGCTCTCTCCGCAAATCCTGGAGGGGATGCCTCTTCTGGAGAGGTTGGAACTAGGAGCCAACCAACTCCGCTCCATCGCAGACAAGACCTTCCAGGAAGTCCCACGCCTGGGGTTCCTCTTTCTCCAAAACAACAGCTTAACCCGTCTCCCGCCAGGAATCTTCGAGCCTTTGAGGAACCTGGATACCCTGTTCATCTCCGACAACCAGATCGCTTCCTGGGACCCTCGGTTCTCGGGCCAGCTCACACAGCTCAGCCTCGACCTCGCCAGAAACCCGTGGGCGTGTGATTGCCGCATGCGCACCTTCGTGAACTGGGTGACGCGTCATTCTGCCGTCCTGTACTCCAGGGAAGAAGTGGTTTGTGCCTCCCCCAAAAGCCTCAAAGGCCGGGTGGTGATGTCTCTCGGCGATGCTGAATATGGCACCTGCTGAacccaagagccagtgtggtgtagtgcagtggttaagatcagtagactcgtaatctggggaaccgggttcgcgtctcctctcctccacatgcagctgctgggtgaccttgggctagtcacacttctttgaagtctctcagccccactcacctcacagagtgtttgttggtggggaggaaggcaagaggagattgttagccgctttgagactccttcgggtagtgataaagcgggatatcaaatccaaactcttcttctcttcttctccataGCCAGGGTTTGCAGGAGCCCACCTCTGCCCCTAGGGAGGATGGTGGGATGAAGTTTCAAAACCATGCATTGGACTATTTGTCCCAGGATTCAGCTATCTCCTCAGGCAGAGAGAAGGGTCTATTCCCCCATCATCTGCTGTGCTGCCTGGTCTTTCTAAActgagagatgccagaaattgaactcGAGACCTTGCGCAGGCAACGCTGGAGTTCTGCCTCAGAGCTTTGCTACGGTTCCTCTCCCCAAATTGCTGCCATCCCCTCATCCGCactctgcatttaaagcagtacagttaaacctcggctcccaaatgcctccGTTTGGGAACATTTCGGCTCCCcgacaccgaaaacctggaagtgaatgctccggtttccgaatgtttttcggaagccgaatatccgacgtggcttccgcttgagttcaggaagctcctgcaaccagtCGGAAActgtgcctcggttgtcgaacattttggaagctgaacgggcttctggaacggattacgttcgacaactgagctTTAACTGTACCGTACAGCCTTGGCTTCCTCCAAAggctcttgggaactgtagtttgttacaggtgcatAAGAGATGCTAGGAGGCGCCTACTTGCCTCCTGTAGCTGCAGGGCCTCGAGTGGTTTAACTACCAATCCCCCTTCTAAGGGAACTCTGTGAATCATTGAGCTCTCTGAGGGAAATTGGGGGCCAGGGGGTCCTCTGGACAACTCTctgcacctttagcaaactacagtatcctttgggggaagataggggcatttaaagtggtatgatacagtggtaacttggttctcaaacttaatccgttccggaaactTTGAAACttaagtccgttccaaaaccgaagctttccaaaaccaagaagaggaagaagaagagtttggatttgatatcccgttttatcactaccctaagtgTTTGAAAATAAGAGAACATTCACACAATTAGCCATTGCATGGCCTTCCCAAATACATGCGGCCAGCTTTCCGACATCCTGTTGGCACACAGGAGCTGAGTTTGCAATTGGAGGGAGCAGGAGGAATGCTATATTTGTTTGCCTCTACAGTTAGTGTGGTCTCCCCTCCCTcgtccttcctttctttcccctctccttggccccctccccattaaaaaaggaagaaagaaatgctGTTAATTGGGAAGAAAATGCACCATCTTATCCATGAATATCTCTCGCCCGGAAATTTATTGTGAAGCTGCGCTCCCGTGGAAGTTTTAAATTAAACCCAATTGCTTAAGGATGCCGGGCAATTTGCTGTGATTTAGCTGTGCAATAAAACGACAAAGCGTATTCGCCAACCCAAAGGAGGCTGGGTGTTTTGTCCTGTGTCGGTCTGTCTTTCACACGTGCCCCCTCCTTTCCTTAAATaagaataaacagagctgtttGTGCACACAGGAAAGAATATAATTCAGAATCAGTCCTGGGCGAGGAATCCTCTTCAGCCCGAGGGCCGCATTCGCTTGCGATGA
The genomic region above belongs to Lacerta agilis isolate rLacAgi1 chromosome 18, rLacAgi1.pri, whole genome shotgun sequence and contains:
- the LRG1 gene encoding leucine-rich alpha-2-glycoprotein translates to MMASSVLIFIVCMVLSLHCCCLQALQCPPVDTPSNITEFSCSSPSLSHFPAGFPEQTTLISVEFTNISTIGEDALLGLPKLQELHLSNNRLKDLPSGLFRDLPQLHTLDLTSNLLEDLPPSIFENSTSLTHLFLKMNQLANLRPQWFKPLRRLETLDLSNNQLKDVPPSCFSTLENLTALDLSFNFLRQLSPQILEGMPLLERLELGANQLRSIADKTFQEVPRLGFLFLQNNSLTRLPPGIFEPLRNLDTLFISDNQIASWDPRFSGQLTQLSLDLARNPWACDCRMRTFVNWVTRHSAVLYSREEVVCASPKSLKGRVVMSLGDAEYGTC